One region of Podospora bellae-mahoneyi strain CBS 112042 chromosome 1 map unlocalized CBS112042p_1.2, whole genome shotgun sequence genomic DNA includes:
- a CDS encoding uncharacterized protein (EggNog:ENOG503P7X7), translated as MSSNTYLDNGILGVVKIIKKLPETEIPFSEQGGINATIARLVSQRLEMRAALFDRTSHSTWIWGYPRQQRTLMTSARLVKHQIYSWQAPCRSPRCLEITTAMSHIYYQPPDEAIQEDYGSDEGPANHGEGKDWDETELELCGAIRTNITSPCDLTGEVHPILSNWIPAPSIPSDDGPSDEVLIPELHQPLLLASRILEREALPWFSDFFIEDIFSSSYAGYLRPFVENDRQKDQDKTPLVIVRHHKARWATPAMRQYWCQLAAEKLRSEELTSRVRWSLDDNIVHTKRAYGYTPRYPHTPGEKHKIDLPDLIIEYDKLAKLRGEKGRTLTVLLMRPFARRLYDLRVMGGRGREEYCRTAFMAAVTMLHELAHVIYWQDFRAMNRRLYEPFYGGDLEMELGDSLIASIFGGWTPVLVNWTPGWHFNPTFQDGIAWCQCLNWDYHTKRPRYRAHYSIRVD; from the exons ATGTCAAGTAATACCTACCTAGACAATGGCATTCTTGGTGTGGTGAAGATAATCAAGAAATTACCAGAGACGGAGATTCCGTTTTCAGAACAAGGAGGCATCAACGCCACCATTGCTCGCTTGGTGAGCCAACGGTTAGAGATGCGCGCGGCATTGTTTGACCGCACCTCACATTCCACTTGGATTTGGGGCTATCCGAGACAACAAAGAACCTTGATGACTTCCGCCCGTCTTGTAAAACATCAAATCTACAGCTGGCAGGCCCCCTGCCGATCACCAAGATGTCTAGAAATCACCACTGCAATGTCACATATATACTACCAACCGCCTGATGAGGCCATTCAAGAAGATTATGGCTCCGACGAGGGGCCAGCTAACCACGGCGAAGGCAAAGACTGGGACGAAACCGAGTTGGAACTGTGCGGTGCCATTC GAACAAACATCACCTCCCCGTGTGACCTCACTGGCGAAGTCCACCCTATCCTCAGCAACTGGATCCCAGCACCATCAATACCCAGCGACGATGGCCCCTCCGATGAGGTCCTCATCCCGGaactccaccaacccctgctACTCGCCAGCCGCATCCTCGAGCGTGAGGCGTTGCCCTGGTTCTCAGACTTCTTCATAGAGGATATATTCTCCTCTTCCTACGCCGGCTATCTGCGCCCATTTGTCGAAAACGACCGGCAAAAGGACCAAGACAAAACCCCCTTGGTCATTGTCCGCCATCACAAAGCCCGTTGGGCCACACCTGCAATGCGCCAGTACTGGTGTCAGCTTGCTGCCGAGAAGCTTCGGAGTGAGGAGCTCACCAGCCGGGTTAGATGGAGTTTAGATGACAACATTGTACACACCAAACGGGCGTATGGATATACACCCCGGTATCCTCACACTCCGGGGGAAAAGCACAAGATCGACTTGCCTGACTTGATCATCGAGTATGACAAGCTAGCCAAGTtgaggggggaaaaggggaggacTCTGACGGTGCTGCTCATGAGGCCGTTCGCGAGGAGGTTGTATGACctgagggtgatggggggacGAGGTCGGGAGGAATATTGCAGGACGGCGTTTATGGCTGCTGTTACCATGCTTCATGA ACTTGCCCATGTCATTTACTGGCAGGACTTCCGGGCTATGAACAGACGGTTATACGAGCCGTTCTATGGGGGGGATCTAGAAATGGAACTGGGCGACAGTTTGATCGCGTCAATTTTTGGAGGTTGGACGCCGGTGTTAGTCAACTGGACTCCTGGGTGGCATTTCAACCCAACATTTCAAGACGGTATCGCATGGTGCCAGTGCTTGAACTGGGACTATCATACGAAGAGGCCGCGGTACAGGGCTCATTACTCCATACGCGTGGACTAG
- a CDS encoding uncharacterized protein (EggNog:ENOG503P3Y7), which translates to MHPAGVAILVIILLLIAAGVGWIVLSRIRAQRLGLPPPPLSSYIPFLGSSSSSSYGPTPAPGGIKGWFNDKLRRIKQARNTRTAAGAYEGSSSYNAGYSGGGGQGFRSLDDSAWDARVGDYNPYEEERELGLRPPPGAATDGEGYQMNVPRDPEEQEERRGRSTQREPQPQLKPNPFGDDAEPSNISLRGVSPRPMAVETSFAARKQQQGQQGRQQEDNSPTERRSIFRENM; encoded by the exons ATGCACCCAGCAGGCGTTGCCATCCTGGTGATTATTCTGCTTTTAATAGCAGCCGGGGTTGGATGGATTGTCTTATCACGAATTAGGGCGCAACGGTTAGGT ctcccaccaccccctttgaGTTCCTACATACCCTTTCTTGgatcctcgtcgtcctcctcgtaCGGCCCAACTCCCGCACCAGGCGGCATCAAGGGATGGTTCAACGATAAATTGCGCCGGATCAAGCAGGCCCGCAACACCCGCACCGCGGCCGGCGCATACGAAGGCTCCTCCTCGTACAACGCAGGGTACTCCGGtggaggcggccaaggcttCAGATCACTTGATGACTCTGCCTGGGATGCCCGCGTGGGCGATTACAACCCCTATGAAGAAGAGCGGGAATTGGGACTCCGCCCTCCGCCAGGAGCTGCTACAGATGGGGAGGGATATCAGATGAATGTGCCCCGTGATCCTGAGGAgcaagaagaaagaagaggaaggtcGACCCAGCGTGAGCCTCAGCCTCAGCTGAAGCCAAATCCGTTTGGGGACGATGCCGAGCCGAGCAACATTTCGCTTAGAGGGGTGTCCCCGAGGCCGATGGCGGTTGAGACCAGTTTTGCGGcgaggaagcagcagcaagggcaACAGGGAAGGCAGCAGGAGGATAACAGCCCCACGGAGAGGAGATCCATTTTTCGGGAGAACATGTAA
- a CDS encoding uncharacterized protein (COG:G; EggNog:ENOG503NW73): MLGKLPHPRNLTSHYNSRGHLDLSTQIGALIQPIQSSFSLVSPSANTFKMADSINLAAIHDSLIAIARQAGEIMRNATGKELETDEKMNAVDVVTETDKRIEDLVNSILTKEYPTFSFVGEESYVKGVTKVTDAPTFICDPIDGTQNFIHGFPLACISLGFTLGRKPQVGVVYNPFSDVLFSAIKGQGAFMVDNFSLAPGQGQGKPQQLPLRPGRKLGSLETALVGIEFGSQRDGHNFDLKLEVYKQLTASKATGGAMAGAVRSMGSAALNICYTAAGVMDVYWEGGCYAWDVAAGWCILEEAGGRMAGGNPGVWDPAVDDRKYIAVRQGGEEEQKKIVEEFWALMKGKEMEYEH, from the exons ATGTTGGGGAagcttccccacccccgcaacctcacctcacaTTACAACTCCAGGGGTCACTTGGATCTCAGCACACAAATAGGGGCACTTATTCAACCTATACAAAGCTCGTTCTCTTTAGTGAGTCCAAGTGCAAACACCTTCAAAATGGCAGACAGcatcaacctcgccgccatccatgactccctcatcgccatcgcccGCCAGGCAGGCGAGATCATGCGCAATGCCACCGGCAAGGAACTCGAGACAGACGAGAAGATGAACG CCGTCGACGTAGTCACGGAAACAGACAAGCGCATCGAGGACCTCGTCAACTCGATCCTCACAAAGGAATAccccaccttctccttcgTCGGTGAGGAATCCTACGTAAAGGGGGTAACCAAGGTCACCGACGCGCCCACCTTCATCTGCGACCCGATCGACGGGACCCAAAACTTCATCCACGGTTTCCCGCTTGCTTGCATCTCGCTGGGGTTCACCCTGGGCAGGAAGCCCCAGGTGGGCGTGGTGTACAACCCCTTCTCTGATGTCTTGTTCTCTGCAATCAAGGGACAGGGTGCGTTCATGGTGGACAACTTTTCTTTGGCACCTGGTCAGGGGCAGGGGAAGCCGCAGCAATTGCCGCTGAGGCCTgggaggaagctggggagTTTGGAGACGGCGTTGGTGGGGATCGAGTTCGGGAGTCAGAGGGACGGGCACAACTTTGActtgaagctggaggtgtACAAGCAGCTGACGGCTTCCAAGGCGACGGGCGGTGCGATGGCTGGTGCAGTGAGGAGTATGGGGAGCGCGGCGCTGAATATTTGCTAtacggcggcgggggtgatggatgtTTACTGGGAAGGGGGCTGTTATGCTTGGGATGTGGCGGCTGGGTGGTGTATTCTTGAGGAAGCGGGCGGTAGGATGGCGGGCGGGAACCCGGGGGTGTGGGATCCGGCGGTGGATGACAGGAAGTATATTGCTGTTAGGcaaggtggggaggaggagcagaagaagattgtggaGGAGTTTTGGGCGCTGATGAAGGGCAAGGAGATGGAGTACGAGCATTAG
- a CDS encoding uncharacterized protein (EggNog:ENOG503NYJ9; COG:S) → MDWIRSLFPGGRPEYTSLPEDELSAGQRRVFREHEHKRKLRLLIVAMFVTILAILGLLFIQATDGSNGRPRRLRKCDTPDLGFQCDANISHSWGQYSPYFAVPSEIDPAIPQDCELTFAQVLSRHGARDPTLGKSVQYIYLVNRIQENAERYGSGFEFLKTYKFGLGADQLTLFGERQMVNSGLQFYNRYQSLASKSVPFVRASDQNRVVVSAKNWTQGYNTALKKDESSNLPHKPLPILEISEAKGLNNTLSHGLCDAFEKGGKYSEVGDSAQATYLATFVPPINARINANLPGVNLTNEDLISLMDLCPFNTVASPTGVLSPFCDLFTEEEWKLYDYYESLGKYYGYGPGNPLGPTQGVGWVNELIARLTRRPVEDHTTTNSTLDESPETFPLDRELYADFSHDNDMMGILGALGVYNGVKPLTNNTRQEPEDAGGFSAAWTVPFAARIYVEKMVCGGTKGNGEELVRILVNGRVVKPHNCEADDFGRCKLDQFVEGLEFARKGGKWGECWA, encoded by the exons ATGGATTGGATTCGTTCGTTATTTCCGGGTGGAAGGCCTGAGTATACTTCACTTCCGGAGGATGAGTTATCTGCTGGACAGAGACGGGTTTTCCGGGAGCATGAGCACAAACGCAAACTGCGATTGTTGATAGTTGCGATGTTTGTGACTATTCTGGCAATCCTGGGCCTGCTGTTCAT TCAGGCAACAGACGGTTCCAACGGCCGACCGCGTCGTTTGCGCAAGTGCGATACCCCAGATCTGGGATTCCAATGTGATGCCAATATTTCCCACTCATGGGGACAGTACTCGCCGTACTTTGCCGTCCCTTCCGAGATCGACCCAGCTATTCCCCAAGACTGCGAGTTGACCTTTGCGCAGGTCCTCTCTCGCCATGGCGCCAGGGACCCAACTCTTGGAAAGTCGGTCCAGTACATCTACCTCGTCAACCGGATTCAGGAGAATGCCGAACGCTATGGATCGGGATTCGAGTTTCTCAAGACCTACAAATTTGGTCTCGGCGCAGACCAGCTCACCCTCTTCGGCGAGCGCCAAATGGTCAACTCAGGCCTCCAATTCTACAACCGCTACCAATCCCTTGCCAGCAAATCAGTTCCGTTTGTCCGCGCCTCGGACCAGAACAGAGTGGTGGTCTCTGCCAAAAACTGGACTCAAGGTTACAACACTGCTCTCAAGAAGGATGAATCGTCCAACCTCCCTCACAAGCCTCTTCCTATCCTTGAGATATCTGAGGCCAAGGgtctcaacaacaccctctctCACGGCCTATGCGACGCATTCGAAAAAGGAGGGAAATATTCCGAGGTAGGCGACTCCGCCCAGGCCACCTACCTTGCGACATTTGTACCTCCCATCAACGCCCGCATCaacgccaacctccccgGTGTCAACCTCACAAATGAAGACTTGATCAGCTTGATGGACCTCTGCCCGTTCAACACTGTTGCCTCGCCTACCGGTGTCTTGTCCCCCTTTTGTGATTTGTTCACCGAAGAGGAATGGAAGTTGTACGATTACTACGAGTCACTAGGGAAATACTACGGTTATGGTCCCGGGAACCCGCTCGGTCCTACGCAgggggtgggctgggtgAATGAGCTCATTGCtaggttgacgaggaggccgGTGGAGGATCACACGACGACGAACTCGACGCTGGACGAGAGCCCGGAGACGTTCCCGTTGGATAGGGAACTGTATGCCGATTTCAGCCATGATAATGATATGATGGGGATTTTGGGAGCGCTGGGAGTGTATAATGGGGTGAAGCCCCTGACTAACAATACGAGACAGGAACCGGAAGATGCAGGAGGGTTTAGTGCTGCTTGGACGGTACCCTTTGCGGCCAGAATATATGTTGAGAAGATGGTTTGTGGAGGGACGAAAGGAAACGGGGAAGAGTTGGTTAGGATCCTGGTTAACGGCAGAGTGGTGAAGCCGCACAATTGTGAGGCTGATGATTTTGGGAGGTGTAAACTAGATCAGTTTGTGGAAGGGTTGGAGTTTGCGAGGAAGGGCGGGAAATGGGGAGAGTGCTGGGCTTAG
- a CDS encoding uncharacterized protein (EggNog:ENOG503P5KN), giving the protein MVASWFSSVTFCCGAEDKEEDRPSTAERKIVVLRDQPAPIQAPTAGPQWPSEKTYERTLERERDHSRGRRYSRDNASMRNWFSKPASSSTSSSTRRLQISGPTNFRHLTAESFQYPTPTPPPAPRQRVRSFRPLELSIYAPKNRLTPILPHLERGENFITPPPRAHTANSSRWDASSTTTVGAPERSYSVMSFHIPRKHVRQSSAGSDVSTVMTAPRIPPKSRARAFTAPNTERIVARIASALVEKERLQAEINSVVERQSIYLGSRPSTAIDPKDLYPLPSIPAMPAAAPSFAERLSTDRPSTAPANTGTNLYTQRKTMELAQAAFNSHPPHTPYSPSRYDDEEVTDNNNNNQTDYSYLDRPLAPPLPLILRPPLRKKKSFSRVSSWLFNPDEQHNFQKPATREGSIDESTLVTTSPRPIKETDGFYQCVAPPEGLPRTSMETSSSVYTYETTSEEEDTKTAPTTNWSPGSSPRVKQTQTPKQTPPLSQRVRFVVEDIEEKEAKSRTFQPSPPPPKMKMEKGIAPAVGLGVPMGMDGHRPLSVGVAF; this is encoded by the exons ATGGTTGCCTCGTGGTTTAGCTCTGTTACATTCTGCTGCGGCGCtgaggacaaggaggaggatcgcCCGA GCACCGCAGAAAGGAAGATCGTCGTGCTGCGAGATCAACCTGCTCCCATTCAAGCACCAACAGCAGGGCCACAGTGGCCTAGCGAGAAGACATACGAAAGGAcgttggagagggaaagggacCATAGCCGCGGGCGCAGGTACAGCCGGGATAATGCTTCCATGAGAAACTGGTTTTCGAAgcccgcatcatcatcaacttcatcatcGACTCGCCGGCTCCAAATTTCGGGCCCAACAAACTTTCGACATCTAACTGCCGAGTCGTTTCAATAtccgacaccaacaccaccgccagctcctcgtcaGCGGGTTCGTTCATTTCGGCCACTCGAGCTCAGTATCTACGCACCAAAGAACCGACTTACGCCCATCCTACCTCACCTCGAGCGTGGAGAGAATTTTatcacaccaccgccgcgcGCTCACACGGCCAATAGCTCACGGTGGGATGCCAGTAGCACAACGACAGTTGGTGCCCCAGAACGGAGTTACTCAGTCATGTCTTTTCACATTCCGCGGAAGCACGTTCGTCAAAGCTCTGCCGGATCCGATGTGTCTACCGTCATGACAGCGCCGAGAATCCCGCCCAAGTCCAGAGCTCGTGCTTTTACGGCTCCCAATACCGAGAGAATCGTGGCGCGCATCGCCAGCGCCCTGGTAGAGAAGGAGCGGCTGCAGGCGGAGATCAACTCGGTTGTTGAGAGACAGAGTATTTACCTGGGCAGCAGGCCATCAACGGCTATCGATCCGAAGGACTTGTATCCGCTTCCTTCCATTCCTGCGATgcccgctgctgctccatCATTTGCCGAGAGACTGAGCACCGATCGGCCTAGCACCGCGCCTGCAAACACCGGCACCAACCTTTATACACAGAGAAAAACCATGGAGTTGGCCCAAGCGGCCTTTAactcccacccaccacatACCCCTTATAGCCCCTCCCGTtacgatgatgaggaggttaccgacaacaacaacaacaaccaaactgACTACAGCTATCTCGACCGACCTCTGgcaccaccccttcctcttattctccgccctccccttCGCAAGAAGAAGTCCTTCTCCCGCGTTTCTAGCTGGCTATTCAACCCGGACGAGCAGCACAACTTCCAAAAGCCCGCGACCAGAGAAGGAAGCATCGATGAGTCAACCCTGGTCACCACCAGTCCCCGCCCGATCAAGGAGACGGATGGTTTTTACCAGTGCGTCGCCCCGCCTGAGGGCCTGCCGCGAACAAGCATGGAGACTTCCAGCTCAGTCTACACATACGAGACGACttccgaggaagaagataCCAAGACTGCCCCCACCACAAACTGGTCACCTGGCTCCAGCCCGAGGGTGAAGCAGACACAGACGCCAAAGCAGACACCCCCGCTCAGTCAACGGGTGAggtttgtggtggaggacattgaggagaaggaagccaaGTCGAGGACATTCCAACCtagcccaccacccccgaagatgaagatggagaagggaATTGCGCCTGCGGTTGGGCTGGGGGTTccgatggggatggatggacaCAGGCCGTTGAGTGTGGGTGTTGCGTTCTGA
- a CDS encoding uncharacterized protein (EggNog:ENOG503NYFE; COG:S): MTLKTPSRRDPEKFPAFQLFILAIVRLAEPIALTSIFPYAWALIKRYQIGNEEDASFYAGLLISSFALAEALMGMYWGGLSDRIGRKPVLLLGCVGTMFSMIMVGFAYNIWIALAGRVIGGLLNGNIAVIQTMVGELVTKPEHEPKAYSIMPFVWSVGTIIGPMIGGLFADPHESYPHLFPTGSLFQRFPYLLPNLICAALLLVSITMGYFLLEETHPDMQPRISLPDNTFLSENTPLIETSDAIKRPAVDMRDENYGTMRDRDIKEPKHIEKQHTNIFSKRIMAVVVSLSIFTYHSMTYDHLMPIFFEDDRVPIHALFGTVNPLYSPGGLGLSLQAVGMILAVQGIIALVVQAVIFPPLAERIGVHRLFIIVTVLHPIAYMIVPGLLYVPDQLLYPAVYFCLGVRNFLSIILYPLLLILIKEATPSPSVLGKVNGLAASAGAACRMIAPPVAGYLYAMGKRVDCTALAWWGSALVAVFGAVQCFSVKRYPARKTEEEERFEP; this comes from the exons ATGACACTGAAGACACCGAGTCGCCGCGACCCGGAGAAGTTCCCTGCTTTTCAGCTGTTCATTCTCG CAATTGTCCGCCTTGCCGAGCCAATTGCACTCACCTCGATTTTCCCTTATGCTTGGGCCTTGATCAAACGGTATCAGATTGGAAATGAAGAAGATGCTTCATTCTATGCTGGCCTCCTCATCTCGTCTTTCGCTCTTGCGGAGGCCTTGATGGGTATGTATTGGGGAGGGCTCTCGGACCGCATTGGGCGAAAGCCCGTGTTGTTACTGGGATGCGTGGGAACCATGTTTAGCATGATCATGGTGGGCTTTGCTTACAACATTTGGATCGCCTTGGCTGGGCGAGTCATCGGTGGGCTTTTGAACGGCAATATTGCTGTCATCCAGACCATGGTTGGCGAGCTGGTGACAAAGCCTGAGCACGAGCCGAAGGCATACTCTATCA TGCCGTTTGTTTGGAGTGTCGGTACGATCATTGGACCCATGatagggggtttgtttgcAGACCCCCACGAGTCGTACCCCCACCTATTTCCCACGGGCTCTCTCTTCCAGCGCTTCCCTTACCTCCTACCGAATCTTATTTGTGCtgcgcttcttcttgtcagcATCACGATGGGCTACTTCTTGCTGGAAGAGACACATCCCGACATGCAGCCGcgcatctccctccccgacaACACGTTCCTCTCCGAGAATACCCCCCTGATCGAGACGTCAGACGCCATCAAGCGCCCGGCCGTTGACATGCGAGACGAAAACTATGGCACCATGCGGGATCGAGATATCAAGGAGCCAAAACACATCGAGAAGCAGCACACCAATATATTCTCCAAGAGAATTATGGCTGTCGTCGTCTCCCTCTCTATCTTCACCTACCATTCCATGACCTACGATCACCTTATGCCCATCTTCTTCGAGGACGACCGAGTTCCTATTCACGCCTTGTTTGGCACGGTCAACCCGCTCTACTCCCCCGGCGGCCTGGGCCTCTCTCTCCAGGCTGTCGGCATGATTCTTGCCGTTCAAGGCATCATCGCGTTGGTCGTTCAAGCCGTCATCTTTCCGCCACTGGCCGAGCGGATAGGTGTGCATAGGCTCTTCATCATCGTGACGGTTCTCCACCCGATCGCATACATGATTGTTCCCGGCCTTCTTTACGTCCCCGATCAGCTCCTCTACCCTGCCGTTTACTTCTGCCTCGGAGTCCGGAACTTCTTGTCGATTATTCTGTATCCCTTACTTCTTATCTTAATCAAGGAGGCCACACCCAGCCCGTCAGTGCTGGGCAAGGTCAACGGTCTTGCGGCAAGTGCTGGTGCCGCCTGCCGCATGATCGCACCACCCGTTGCCGGGTATCTTTATGccatggggaagagggtggattGCACAGCACTTGCCTGGTGGGGGAGTGCCCTTGTGGCTGTTTTTGGTGCGGTGCAGTGCTTCTCTGTAAAGAGATATCCAGCCCGGAAaactgaggaggaggaacggTTTGAACCCTAG
- the SEC62 gene encoding Translocation protein S62 (COG:U; BUSCO:EOG09263W7L; EggNog:ENOG503NXZB): protein MQAPPPNGQMPMPTPEQIQEMQRRLAADAQAAGMTVPEFIEHIKRQQYEHMMRMQQQAQQQQQQQGGGGPQQQHQHQHQHQHGPPAQAQPIVPGPPNPLALVLAKFLRSQELKPRTVILNGERKDMFRVKRALRALQSDAYKKLRIKNPALPEITDRASLENAFKLLPMSMLALRVVQIDEHEGHDHAPAKKSSKRVKGLWTVRIEPQQEAGDDMYYVWLWEGSQVMRKVYAALALLIIFTLVCYPLWPVKLRQGVYYLSWAFLVFLGLFFAMAIFRVILFCVTYFVLKPGFWLFPNLWEDVSVVDSFKPVWAWHDPNPKKKKKSKKVKASATAGATFSAATGQAAPATASVNSTATQIASGPTPTQRSYLAPRVEELEDDEE, encoded by the exons ATGCaggcccctcctccaaatgGGCAAATGCCCATGCCCACTCCAGAACAGATCCAAGAGATGCAGAGGCGACTTGCTGCCGATGCTCAGGCTGCCGGCATGACAGTTCCAGAGTTCATTG AACACATCAAAAGACAGCAATATGAGCACATGATGAGaatgcagcagcaggcccagcagcagcagcaacaacaaggcggcggtggtcctcagcagcaacatcagcaccagcaccagcatcaacacggccccccagcccaagcCCAGCCAATTGTTCCCGGCCCTCCGAATCCGCTCGCCCTTGTGCTGGCCAAGTTCCTTCGCAGCCAGGAGCTTAAGCCACGCACGGTGATTCTCAATGGCGAGCGCAAGGACATGTTCAGA GTCAAACGTGCCCTTCGCGCTCTCCAATCCGATGCCTACAAGAAGTTGCGTATCAAGAACCCTGCTCTTCCAGAGATCACCGATCGTGCCTCCCTCGAGAATGCTTTCAAGCTCCTTCCCATGTCCATGCTTGCTCTCCGCGTCGTCCAGATCGACGAGCACGAGGGCCATGACCACGCCCCTGCCAAGAAGAGCAGCAAACGTGTCAAGGGTCTCTGGACTGTACGCATTGAACCTCAACAAGAAGCAGGCGATGATATGTACTACGTTTGGCTCTGGGAAGGCAGCCAGGTCATGCGCAAGGTCTATGCCGCCCTtgctctcctcatcatcttcactCTCGTCTGCTACCCTCTCTGGCCGGTCAAGCTGCGCCAGGGTGTGTATTACCTCAGTTGGGCTTTCCTGGTCTTCCTGGGTTTGTTCTTCGCCATGGCTATCTTCCGTGTTATTCTCTTCTGTGTCACCTACTTCGTTTTGAAACCCGGCTTCTGGCTATTCCCTAATTTGTGGGAGGATGTTTCTGTGGTGGACAGTTTCAAGCCTGTCTGGGCCTGGCACGAT CCCAACcctaagaagaagaagaagagcaagaaggtcaaggccTCAGCCACTGCTGGAGCAACTTTCTCGGCTGCTACTGGCCAAGCTGCCCCTGCTACTGCTTCTGTAAACTCCACAGCTACTCAGATCGCCTCTGGCCCGACTCCTACACAACGTAGTTACCTGGCACCGAGagtcgaggagctggaggatgacgaggagtAG
- the CNS1 gene encoding HSP70/90 co-chaperone (COG:O; EggNog:ENOG503NXDW) codes for MDNLANDTRDLKLDDNNVPIGPAPPPAGADLSTMFPGLPAGYKVNTGMTLEETIADLNKHPLFMTELDDAEENDELAALQSLAYDGTPLENGLNFKEQGNECFKAKKWADAKEFYGKGVQILQAEEFRRSKGIKKKVQKQQEVAMRSEEEQKAFEEREKKRLAENDGSGVVKEDEKTATKEEYEEVEDDPEETQKERTLLEQLYVNRAACHLELKNYRSCTLDCAAALRLNPKNVKAFYRSAKALLAVNKIVESDDACARGLEIDSSNAALQQLAKEIIAKNETVTAHKKAEEKRAADARRKEVLLKAALEARNIKTRSTGKPPDMEDAHVQLVPDPLDPQSSLSVPTMLLYPADYESDFIKAFNETESLEQHFGYVFPLPWDRENKYTANNVECYVETVSGGLAKVGKKVSLLKVLSSGNVEIVDDLLKIFVVPKGRAEGWVKDWKEKKLGRK; via the coding sequence ATGGATAATCTCGCCAACGACACCAGAGACCTCAAGCTGGATGACAATAATGTCCCAATCGgccctgcccctcccccggcaGGAGccgacctctccaccatGTTCCCCGGCCTGCCAGCCGGTTACAAGGTCAACACAGGCATGACGCTCGAGGAGACGATCGCCGACTTGAACAAACACCCGCTGTTCATGACCGAGCTGGACGACGCTGAAGAGAACGATGAGCTTGCCGCTTTGCAGTCTCTTGCCTATGACGGCACGCCTTTGGAAAACGGCCTCAACTTCAAGGAGCAGGGGAATGAGTGCTTCAAGGCTAAGAAGTGGGCTGATGCGAAGGAGTTTTACGGGAAGGGAGTCCAGATCTTGCAGGCGGAGGAGTTTAGACGGAGTAAGGGGATCAAGAAAAAGgttcagaagcagcaggaggtggcgatgaggagcgaggaggagcagaaggcttttgaggagagggagaagaagaggttggcggagAATGATGGGTCGGGGGTTGtcaaggaggatgagaagacaGCGACAAAAGAGGAGTAtgaagaggtggaggatgaccCCGAAGAAACGCAAAAGGAGAGGACGCTGTTGGAGCAGTTGTACGTCAACCGCGCGGCTTGTCATTTGGAGCTGAAGAACTACCGGTCTTGCACGTTGGACTGCGCGGCTGCGCTGAGGCTGAATCCGAAGAACGTCAAGGCCTTTTACCGGTCTGCAAAGGCGCTGTTGGCGGTGAACAAGATCGTCGAGTCGGATGATGCTTGCGCGAGGGGGTTAGAGATTGACTCTTCGAACGCGGCGCTGCagcagctggccaaggagATCATCGCCAAGAACGAGACAGTGACGGCGcacaagaaggccgaggagaaaaGGGCGGCTGATGCCAGGAGAAAGGAGGTGCTGTTGAAAGCAGCACTGGAGGCTAGAAACATCAAGACGAGGTCGACCGGGAAGCCGCCTGACATGGAGGACGCGCATGTCCAGCTTGTTCCCGACCCGCTGGATCCCCAGAGTTCCCTTTCGGTGCCGACGATGCTGCTGTATCCTGCCGACTATGAGAGCGATTTCATCAAGGCGTTCAACGAGACAGAGAGCTTGGAGCAGCATTTTGGGTATGTGTTCCCTCTGCCATGGGACAGAGAAAACAAATACACGGCGAACAATGTCGAGTGCTACGTTGAGACAGTCAGTGGAGGGTTGGCAAAGGTGGGCAAGAAAGTATCACTGCTCAAAGTGTTGAGCAGTGGCAACGTGGAGATTGTGGATGATCTACTCAAGATTTTCGTGGTGCCCAAGGGGAGGGCAGAGGGCTGGGTGAAGGactggaaggagaagaagcttgggAGGAAGTAG